A part of Mycolicibacterium sp. TUM20985 genomic DNA contains:
- a CDS encoding ABC transporter ATP-binding protein, which translates to MTRPIGGRLNAGLDAPAERSKDFTGTALRLLRRLTPQRLPTAVVLLLGIVGIGIGVVGPLILGHATDLLFSGVIGRQLPAGITKEQAIEAARARGDQTFADLLSGMNVVPGRGVDFDAVGRTLLLALALYLVAALMLWVQARLLNVIIQRTMVALRSDVEDKVHRLPLSYFDSRQRGEVLSRVTNDVDNIQSSLSMTISQLLTSILTVVAVLVMMVILSPLLALITVLTVPLSLWATRTIARRSRDQFIAQWRNVGRLNAHVEETYSGFTVVKTFGHRALAEDRFRELNGDVYRAGFGAQFLSGLVSPATTFVGNLSYVAVAVVGGLQVATGQITLGSIQAFIQYVRQFNQPLTQVAAMYNTLQSGIASAERVFDLLDTEEQTPDPPDSNTGRRGPGRVEFERVDFAYRPGTPIIEDLSLVAEPGSTVAIVGPTGAGKTTLVNLLMRFYEVDSGRILIDGVDITAMSRHALRSSIGMVLQDTWLFGGTIYDNIAYGRPDADEQQVVEAARAAHVDRFVATLPDGYQTRITDDGGNISAGEKQLITIARAILAQPSLLILDEATSSVDTRTELLIQQATAELRGDRTSFIIAHRLSTIRDADVILVMEAGRIVERGTHDELIARHGEYWSMTQA; encoded by the coding sequence ATGACCCGGCCGATCGGAGGGCGACTGAACGCGGGCCTCGACGCGCCGGCCGAACGGTCCAAGGACTTCACGGGCACTGCGCTGCGGCTGCTGAGAAGACTTACCCCGCAACGTCTGCCGACGGCGGTGGTGTTGCTGCTCGGTATCGTCGGCATCGGCATCGGGGTGGTCGGCCCCCTGATCCTGGGGCACGCGACGGACCTGTTGTTCAGCGGCGTCATCGGCAGACAGCTGCCCGCCGGCATCACCAAGGAACAGGCGATCGAGGCGGCCAGGGCGCGTGGTGACCAGACCTTCGCCGACCTGCTGTCGGGGATGAACGTAGTGCCGGGGCGCGGCGTCGACTTCGATGCCGTCGGCCGTACCCTGCTGCTCGCGCTGGCGCTGTATCTCGTGGCGGCCCTGATGCTCTGGGTGCAGGCCCGGCTGCTGAACGTGATCATCCAGCGGACCATGGTGGCGCTGCGCTCCGACGTCGAGGACAAGGTGCACCGGCTACCGCTGTCGTACTTCGACTCACGGCAACGGGGGGAGGTCCTCAGCCGAGTCACCAACGACGTCGACAACATCCAGTCGTCCCTGTCGATGACGATCAGCCAGCTGCTGACCTCGATCCTGACCGTCGTCGCGGTGTTGGTGATGATGGTGATCCTCTCCCCACTGCTGGCCTTGATCACGGTGCTGACGGTGCCGTTGTCGCTGTGGGCAACCCGCACCATCGCCCGGCGCAGCCGCGATCAGTTCATCGCGCAGTGGCGCAACGTCGGACGTCTCAACGCCCACGTCGAGGAGACCTACAGCGGTTTCACCGTCGTCAAGACGTTCGGGCACCGGGCGCTGGCCGAGGACAGGTTCCGCGAACTCAACGGCGACGTGTACCGCGCCGGCTTCGGCGCCCAGTTCCTGTCGGGGCTGGTGTCACCGGCGACGACGTTCGTTGGAAACCTGAGTTACGTCGCCGTCGCGGTGGTCGGCGGCCTGCAGGTGGCGACGGGGCAGATCACGCTCGGCAGCATCCAGGCGTTCATTCAGTACGTCCGCCAGTTCAACCAGCCCCTGACGCAGGTCGCCGCGATGTACAACACGCTGCAGTCCGGAATCGCCAGTGCGGAGCGAGTCTTCGACCTACTCGACACCGAGGAGCAGACGCCCGATCCGCCGGACTCGAACACCGGACGACGAGGGCCGGGCCGGGTGGAGTTCGAGCGCGTCGACTTCGCGTACCGGCCGGGCACACCGATCATCGAGGACCTGTCGCTGGTCGCCGAACCGGGCAGCACCGTCGCCATCGTGGGCCCCACCGGGGCGGGCAAGACCACGCTGGTGAACCTGCTGATGCGGTTCTACGAGGTGGACTCCGGCCGGATCCTGATCGACGGGGTCGACATCACTGCGATGAGCCGCCACGCCCTGCGCTCCAGCATCGGCATGGTGCTGCAGGACACCTGGCTCTTCGGCGGGACCATCTACGACAACATCGCCTACGGCCGACCCGACGCCGACGAGCAGCAGGTGGTGGAGGCGGCCAGGGCCGCACACGTCGACCGCTTCGTCGCGACCCTGCCCGACGGTTACCAGACCCGCATCACCGACGACGGCGGCAACATCAGCGCCGGCGAGAAGCAGCTGATCACGATCGCCAGAGCCATCCTCGCCCAGCCGAGTCTGCTGATCCTCGACGAGGCCACCAGCTCGGTCGACACCCGCACCGAGCTGTTGATCCAGCAGGCCACCGCCGAGCTGCGCGGCGACCGGACGAGTTTCATCATCGCGCACCGGCTTTCGACCATTCGCGATGCCGACGTCATCCTGGTGATGGAGGCGGGCAGGATCGTCGAACGGGGCACCCACGATGAGCTGATCGCCCGGCACGGTGAGTACTGGTCGATGACGCAGGCGTAG
- a CDS encoding ABC transporter ATP-binding protein, whose translation MLWALLRRYAGPYRGPVAIVAAFQVISTLASLYLPTINAAIIDDGVATGDTARIVELGIMMLGVTALQVVCAVGAVYFGSRVGMGFGRDLRSAMFHHVTGLSAEETARFGAPTLLTRTTNDVQQIQVLLQMTCTMLIAAPIMCIGGIFMAIHQNAGLSWLLMISVPLLGLSNYWIVSKLLPFFRAMQRLIDGINRVLREQLSGIRVIRAFAREPFERERFAEANQALADTALTVGRLQALMLPVTTLVINVSSVALIWFGGMRIDSGEMQVGSLIAFLSYFMQILMAVLMATILLVMLPRASVCAERISEVLSTTPAITSPETPVRPAAATGSIELVDATFSYPGADRPVLQGISFTARPGTTTAVVGSTGSGKSTLISLICRLFDVTGGAVTVDGIDVRDYDVEDLWSTIGLVPQRGYLFTGTVAENLRYGKADATDDEMWEALRVASADSFVSAHPDGLEMRVAQGGINFSGGQRQRLAIARAVIRRPAVYLFDDAFSALDVHTDARVRAALAEVSAESTVVIVSQRISTVIEADQIVVIDDGAVVGTGRHDTLIGSCPVYAEFADSQAFSEVGDLR comes from the coding sequence ATGCTCTGGGCGTTGCTGCGACGGTATGCGGGGCCCTACCGCGGGCCGGTCGCCATCGTCGCCGCGTTCCAGGTGATCAGCACACTGGCGTCGTTGTACCTGCCGACCATCAACGCCGCGATCATCGACGACGGCGTGGCCACGGGTGACACCGCCAGGATCGTCGAACTGGGCATAATGATGCTCGGCGTCACCGCACTGCAGGTGGTGTGTGCGGTCGGCGCCGTCTACTTCGGGTCCCGCGTGGGCATGGGCTTCGGTCGCGACCTGCGCTCGGCGATGTTCCATCACGTCACCGGATTGTCGGCAGAGGAGACCGCCCGCTTCGGCGCGCCGACGCTGCTGACGCGCACCACCAACGACGTCCAGCAGATCCAGGTGCTGCTCCAGATGACGTGCACGATGCTGATCGCCGCACCGATCATGTGCATCGGCGGGATCTTCATGGCCATCCACCAGAACGCCGGATTGTCGTGGCTGCTGATGATCAGCGTGCCGCTACTGGGGTTGTCCAACTACTGGATCGTCTCGAAGCTGTTGCCGTTCTTCAGGGCCATGCAACGATTGATCGACGGTATCAATCGCGTTCTGCGCGAGCAGCTCTCGGGCATCCGGGTCATCCGTGCGTTCGCCAGGGAACCGTTCGAGCGGGAGCGGTTCGCCGAGGCCAACCAGGCACTGGCTGACACCGCGCTGACGGTGGGACGCCTGCAGGCCCTGATGCTGCCGGTGACGACGCTGGTGATCAACGTGTCGAGCGTGGCGCTGATCTGGTTTGGCGGCATGCGGATCGACTCGGGCGAGATGCAGGTTGGTTCCCTCATCGCCTTCCTGTCCTACTTCATGCAGATCCTGATGGCCGTGCTGATGGCGACGATCCTGTTGGTGATGCTGCCGCGCGCCTCGGTGTGCGCCGAGCGCATCTCCGAGGTGCTGTCCACGACACCGGCGATCACCAGCCCCGAGACACCGGTCCGACCCGCCGCCGCGACCGGTTCGATCGAACTCGTCGACGCCACGTTCAGCTACCCGGGCGCCGACCGCCCGGTGCTGCAGGGGATCTCGTTCACGGCACGCCCCGGAACCACCACCGCCGTGGTCGGGTCGACGGGATCGGGCAAGTCGACGCTGATCTCCTTGATCTGTCGCCTGTTTGACGTCACCGGCGGCGCCGTGACCGTCGACGGCATCGACGTGCGCGACTACGACGTCGAGGACCTCTGGTCGACGATCGGACTGGTACCCCAGCGCGGTTACCTGTTCACGGGGACGGTCGCCGAAAACCTTCGCTATGGCAAGGCGGACGCGACCGACGACGAGATGTGGGAGGCGCTGCGCGTGGCGTCGGCGGACTCCTTCGTGTCGGCGCACCCCGACGGATTGGAGATGCGCGTCGCGCAGGGCGGCATCAACTTCTCCGGCGGGCAGCGGCAGCGGCTTGCCATCGCGCGGGCCGTCATCCGCCGACCGGCGGTCTACCTGTTCGACGACGCCTTCTCGGCGCTGGACGTGCACACGGATGCGCGCGTGCGCGCGGCGCTCGCCGAGGTGTCGGCGGAATCGACGGTCGTCATCGTCTCGCAACGCATTTCGACGGTGATCGAGGCCGACCAGATCGTCGTCATCGACGACGGCGCGGTCGTCGGCACCGGCAGGCACGACACGCTGATCGGCTCCTGCCCCGTGTATGCGGAGTTCGCCGACTCGCAGGCGTTCAGCGAAGTGGGTGATCTCCGATGA